The sequence GATGCTCACGCGCACCATCAGGATCCGACGCACAGTTATGCAACAGTGAGCTGCACGCGATTATCCCAACCTCATACGCAACATTGGAGTTTTCTCTTGCGGCACGTACTCGGCCAACTGTAGCCTGCGGTACGCAAAGATAAGGGCACGCCAAGTGGCATACCCATCGCGCGGAACGGTCAAAGTCTCAGGCTGCTTCAATACTGCTCTACGACATTCAGTAAAAAGCTGCCACGGGACTCGCTACCGGAAAGTCTCTGCACCGCGCGCTTTCTGAGAAAACGGGGGGCGAAGAGATGCATTCCCTATTGACGAGAATATGGGAATGGTGTCGACTCGGGCACCTGATTCAGAGTGTCATCGCAGGCCTGACGGCGTTCTCGTGCGCCACTCTCCTCGCCGCGTCCCCAGGGCGAAAACACGGGCCCGAGATGATCGGTTCGCCTGCTCTGCCCGGAAGGCGTGTGACACCTCCGGAGCTCCGCGGGGCTGTGCGCCGCCTGGGAGGTTGGGTACAGGCACGGGTTCTGATAGCCATTCAGGTCATCGCGACTCGCCCGCGCCCGCGACCCTCGGCGATTTCGATGGTTCCCACGCGCCGCTGGTGACGCGGTAGTGGGCTTCGCGTCAGGCGTTTGCCGGCAGCGATACCGATTTCGCAGCCTGGCACCGTCGAAGTCCGTATGAACAAAGTGCACCCTCTTGCGCCGTCCATCCGGCGTTCTCGCCCCGGAAGCCCACGCGCGCGGCGGGGGCAACTCATCGACGCACTCGGCTCCAAGCCTTTCGATCCACCCGGCCAGGGCGTCGACCGAATCCGATAGTTCCGCTCGAAAGACATCGGGGGAATTCAGCAATGACCGAGCCCACCAGCATGCCCGCCCGCACGAACCGGCCGGCCGGCACTTCCCGAGCGCGGACGAACATCCAGATCTCCTTTGCTCCGGGAGCGGTAGATCTACCGTCGCTCGTACCGATCATGTTCACCTTCATGTTCCGGAACATCGCCAGTGACGGATTCGTCTTCAGCGATCCGCAGTCGCCGGGCGACATTTCCCGGAACTCGAAGCCGGGTTGCATCATCGCCGCCCCGTCCTTCCCGGCCGACACCCCCGGCATCGACGAGGACTACGTCTTCAACTGGGTGCGCGACGGCGCCATCACGGCCATGGAGGTGGCCAAGGCCGACATGCCCACCCGCCCGGGCGGGACGGTGCAGACGCTCAACGACTACGTGCAGTTCGCCGACCTCTGCCACTCCAACGCCCAGCCGCCGTTGACCAAGGGGCACGCCTGCTTCAACATCGCCGGTGACGCCCGCCCGTGGACCGAGCAGAACGATGGTCCGGCCCTGCAGACGATCACCATCCTGGCCGCCTACGACCAGCTCGATGTCGGCACCCAGAAGCGGGCGGTCGACCTGGTGAACTCGAACGTGGCCTACCTCCTCGGCGTCTACCAGGGCCCCACCACGAACCTGTGGGAGGAGCACAGCGGGTACAGCTTCTTCGCCCGCGCCGCCCAGCTGCGCTGCTTCGAGGAGATCCAGGGCTCGACCATCGTCGGCATCGACAAGCCGACCGGACTGCGGCCCGCCATCAAGTGGCTGCGCCAGGCCCTTGCCGGCCACTGGGACGGGAACACGTACATAAGCATGCTGGCCGACCCCGGTGACGGGTCCCAGCCGTCGCCCCAGAATCCGGTCGTCAGCGGTTACGACCCGAACATCGACATCGTCCAGTCGGCCGTCTACGGCGCCGTTCCCGTCACCGACACCAAGCTGCTGGCGACAGCGGCCCAACTGCGCTCGCAGTGGGAGGAGGGCGGCATCGCCTTCTACCCGATCAACAAGGCCGACAAGGAAGGCTTCGGTATCGGCCCGCTGTTCGGCCGCTACCCGGGCGACGTCTACAACGGTGACACCGCGCACCCGCAGCTCGGCGGCCACCCCTGGGCCCTCTCCACGTTCAACGTCGCCGAGCTGCACTACAAGCTGGCCGGCGCGATCAAGGCGAGCGGCAAGGTGCCCATGGACGACCTCTCCGCACCCTTCTTCGCCCAGTCCGGCATCGACGCGTCGACGGCCCCGGCGGCAGCCGCCGCCGCCTTGACGGCGACCGGTGACGCCATGATGCAGGCCGTCATCTACCACAGCGACAACCTGGAGCTCTCCGAGCAGTTCGACGGCACCACCGGCTTCGAGCGCAGTGTGCACAACCTGACGTGGAGCTATGCCGCCTACCTGTCCGCCATGCGGGCCCGGGCCGAGGCCGTGTGACCCATGGCCGACCGACTCGAAACCCCACCACCACACCGGCCCCGGCCGCGCTTGGCAGCGGAGGAGTGACTGCCCCATGTACGCGAAGTTCCCCGAGGGGGCGGCGCAGCGCACCGACCCCGCGGCGGCGTCCGAGGTTCTCTACGACGCCGTCATCGTCGGCGGCGGGATCGCCGGCGCCCTCATCGCCTCGCGGCTGAGCGACGCCGGCAAGAGGGTACTGCTACTCGAAGCGGGCCCGGCCGAGGATCTCACGCTGAGGGGCTACGAGAGCTACCTCGACCGCTTCTACTCGGCCGCCAGCAAGGACAACCAGTCTCCCTACCCGGTCGTCGCCAACGCCCCGATGCCCCGCGGCACCGACGCACGGCGTATCGTCCCGGGCGCGCCCGACACCTCGGCCTACATCGTCCAGAGCGGGCCCTTCGCCACCGACACCACCTATACCCGGGTGCTCGGCGGCACCACCATGCACTGGGAGGCCAAGACGCTGCGGATGCTCCCCGAGGACTTCCGCATGCATACGCTCTACGGCGAGGGAGCCGACTGGCCGCTCGCCTACGAGGACCTCGCCCCGTACTACAACGAGGCCGAACGCGAGATCGGCGTCTCCGCCGATGTGAAGGACCAGGCCTACCTCGGGATCGCCTTCGACGAGGGCTACGTGTTCCCGATGAAGGGCCTGCCCCTGTCGTACCTGGACCGGACGGTCGCCAAAGACCTCGACGGGATGCCGGTCGAGCTCGACGGGGAGCGACGCGAGCTGCGGGTCCGGCCGTTCCCGCAGGGGCGGAACGGGATACCGAACCCCGCGTACGACGGCGGGAAGGGCTACCGGCCGCGAGGTGCAGTGAGCACGTACCAGGTCGAGGTCGGCGGGCGGTGCCAGGGCAACAACAACTGCGTGCCCATCTGCCCGGTACAGGCCAAGTACCACGCCGGCAAGACCCTCGCGGTGGCCCTCCAGAGCGGCCGGGTCGACCTGGTGGCCCAGGCGGTGGCCTACAAGGTGCACGTCGACGAGCGGACCCGCCGGGTGACCGAGATCGAGTACCGCCGCTACGACCGGCCCGACAGTCCCGGCTTCACCACCGTGCGAGCCCGGGGACGGCTGTTCATCCTGGCCGCCAACGCGGTGGAGAACCCTCGGCTGATGCTGGCCTCCGGCCTGCGCAGCTCCAGCGGCCTGATGGGGCGCAACTTCATGGACCACGCCTATCTGTTGGCGTGGGCCCTGCTGCCAGAGGTGGCCGGCACCTTCCGGGGCACGAACTGCACGGGCGGCATCACCGACCTGCGCGGGGGCCGCTTCCGCCGCCGCCAGGCGGCATTCAGCGTCGACATCCACAACGACGGCTGGGGCTGGGCCCGGGGGGCGCCGATGACCGACCTGATCGACCTGGTGGACGCCGGTGGCCGTTACGGCGAGTCCCTCCGCCAGGGCCTGGTGGACCGGGTGTCCCGCCAGCTGCAGTTGGCGTTCATGGTCGAGGTCCCCGCCAACCCGAGCAACCGGATCACCGTGGACCCGTCCTACACCGACCACCTGGGGAACATGCGGCCCGTCCTCACCTACGACATCCCCGACTACACGATGCGGGGGGTGGCATACGCCAGGCAGCTGTCGCGACGGATCTTCGCCCGCCTCGGTGCCGAGGACCACACCCAGTACGACCCGAACTTCTGGGGCTACGCCGTCCACGCCGGCGAGGGATACGAGATCCGAGGGGGCAACCACCTCGCCGGCACCCACACGATGGGCCGCACCCCGTCGACCTCGGTGGTCAACCCGGATCAGCGGTGCTGGGATCACGAGAACCTCTATCTGGTCGGCGGGGGAAGCATGCCCACCGTGGGCACATCGAACGTGACGCTCACCATCGCCGCCCTGTGCCTGCGCAGCGTCCGGGCCATGCTGGCCCAGCTCGACGCCGAGACCGCACCGATCACCGTCACCTCGACCGGAAACGGCCACAACCGGCCTCAGGAGGTGGCCCGGTGACCGCATCGTCCATCAACGACCGTGACGACCTGATCAGCTATCTGCACGTGGCGATGGCCCTCGAACACGCGACCATCCCCCCGTACCTGACCGCGTACTACTCCATACAGCCCACCACCAACTCCGACGCCGCACACATCATCCGGGTGGTCGCGGTGGAGGAGATGCTGCACCTGACCCTCGTCGCCAACGTCCTGAACGCCATTGGGGGGCGGCCCGACCTGACCCGCCCCGGCTTCGTGCCGTCCTACCCGGCCTACCTGCCCGACGGGGAGACCGACTTCACCGTCGAGCTGCGGCCCCTGTCCCCCGAGGCGGTGGAGACGTTCTGCAAGATCGAGCGGCCGCGCCAGGCCCCCAATGCCGACGCACGGCTGCTGCGCACACCGGACGACGGAAATCCGGTACTCGCCTTCAGCCCGACGGCCGAGGGGATGCGCTACTACAGCATCGGCGAGTTCTACGCAGAGATCATCGAAGGGCTGGAGAGGGTGGCGGCCGACGACCCCAAGCTCTTCTCCGGGGATCCGGCCCTGCAGGTGGGGCCCGAGTACTTCTACTCCGGCGGCGGGGCGGTGATCGTCGTATCCGACCTGGACTCGGCCTGCCGGGCGCTGCGCTTCATCGCCGCTCAGGGCGAGGGCCTCGACTCCGGCGTCCACGACGCGGACGGGGAGCTGGCCCACTACTACCGGTTCCGGCAGTTGCAGCTCGGCCGCTACTACCAGGTGGGCGACGCCCCCGACGCACCGTCGGGGCCGCCGCTCAGCGTCGCCTGGGACGACGTGTACAAGGTGAAGGTGAGTGCCCGGCTGGCCGACTACCCGGCGGGTTCGGAACTCGCCCGTGCCGCCCTGGACTTCAACGTCGCCTACCGGGCCTTCCTCGTCCTGCTCACCAAGGCGTTCAACGGGCGGCCGGGCCTCCTACAGGACGCCGTCTGCGACATGTTCCGGCTGCGCGACGGGTTCAACCTTCTGGTACGCAACCCCCTGCCGGGCAGCGACGGCCTGCACGCCGCTCCCACCTTCGAGATCCCGGCCGCATTCGGGGCCGATCCGGAGGCTGCACCGGCCGCCGGCGAGAGTGCCCAGGGGGTGACGCGGTGACCGCCCCGTCGTTCGAGGAGTTCCTCTCCCTGTCGGTCGACCTGACCGCCTTTGAAGAGACGGCACTGCTCGGCACCGGTCTGGCCCGCCCTTACCTGGCCACAGTGCGGGCCGCCTGCGGCGATGAGGTCGTCACCGCCCTCCTGGACGCCCACCGGGCAGCCCGGGCGCACGCGGCCGTTGATGCCCGCGGCCATGACCGGGCCCTGCCCGACCCGGCCTTGCTCGACCGCGCTCTGCTCGACCGCGCCCTGCGCCACCGGATCTTCAGCGACGACCGCATCGGCCCGGTGGCCCGTAACGTGATCAAGCTCTGGTACGCCGGGACGTGGTACCCGCTGCCACCCGAGTGGATCGACTGCTACGGGGCCCGCACGGCGGCCGAAACCCCCGCGGTCACCGCCGCCGCCTACCAGGAGGGGCTGCTGTGGCGGGCCATCGGGGCCAATCCGCCCGGTGCGAAGGCCCCCGGTTACGGCTCCTGGGCTCAGCCACCCCGCATCGAGGACCGCTACCTGAATGGGGCGACGAAATGACCGACTTGGCGCATCGCCTCGGCCCGGACAAGGTGAAGCTCGGCGTCTGCTGCACCCTGTGGTGGAACGACGACTTCCCCGCCATCGACGCCGGCATCTCCTTCGGCCAGGCCGTGAGCGAGATGGCGCTCGCCGGCTTCCAGGGCTGCAGCATCGGGCACAAGTACCCCTCGGACGCCGCCGTGCTCAAGGCCGCCCTCGATCTGCGCGGTCTACGGGTGTCCGAGCCCTGGACGAGCACGTACTTCACGATCGACAAGATGCGGCACAAGACGATCGCCGCCTTCGAGAAGACACTGGCCCATGTCAAGGCGCTGGGCGGGACCGAGTTGGTCGTGGCCGAGTTCGGGGCGTCGTCGCACCTGCTCCCCGTCGACGTGTTCGCCAACCGCCCGGTTTTCACCGACGCCCAATGGGACGCCTTGACGTGGGGCCTGGACGAGCTCGGCAAGATCGCGGGCTCGGTCGGGATGAAGCTCAGCTATCACCACCACATGGGTACCGGCGTCATGACCCGGGCCGATGTCGACCGGTTGATGGCCTCGACCGATCCGGACCTCGTGCACCTCCTGCTCGACACCGCCCACATCGCCTTTGCCGGCGACGATCCACTGGAACTGGCCCGGGCTCACGCCGACCGCATCGGCCACGTCCACATGAAGAGCATCCGGCCCGAGGTCGTGAGCCGGGTGCGTGAAGAAGGTCTGTCGTTCCAGGAGGGCGTCGAACTCGGCGTCTTCACCGTGCCCGGCGACGGCGCGATCGACTTCCGGCCCATCCTCGAGGTGCTGGCCGACGCCGGCTACCAGGGGTGGCTGGTCGTCGAGGCCGAGCAGGATCCGAACAAGGCCAACCCGCTCGAGTACGCCAAGAAGGCCCGCGCCT is a genomic window of Streptomyces gilvosporeus containing:
- a CDS encoding glycoside hydrolase family 15 protein, which encodes MFTFMFRNIASDGFVFSDPQSPGDISRNSKPGCIIAAPSFPADTPGIDEDYVFNWVRDGAITAMEVAKADMPTRPGGTVQTLNDYVQFADLCHSNAQPPLTKGHACFNIAGDARPWTEQNDGPALQTITILAAYDQLDVGTQKRAVDLVNSNVAYLLGVYQGPTTNLWEEHSGYSFFARAAQLRCFEEIQGSTIVGIDKPTGLRPAIKWLRQALAGHWDGNTYISMLADPGDGSQPSPQNPVVSGYDPNIDIVQSAVYGAVPVTDTKLLATAAQLRSQWEEGGIAFYPINKADKEGFGIGPLFGRYPGDVYNGDTAHPQLGGHPWALSTFNVAELHYKLAGAIKASGKVPMDDLSAPFFAQSGIDASTAPAAAAAALTATGDAMMQAVIYHSDNLELSEQFDGTTGFERSVHNLTWSYAAYLSAMRARAEAV
- a CDS encoding GMC family oxidoreductase produces the protein MYAKFPEGAAQRTDPAAASEVLYDAVIVGGGIAGALIASRLSDAGKRVLLLEAGPAEDLTLRGYESYLDRFYSAASKDNQSPYPVVANAPMPRGTDARRIVPGAPDTSAYIVQSGPFATDTTYTRVLGGTTMHWEAKTLRMLPEDFRMHTLYGEGADWPLAYEDLAPYYNEAEREIGVSADVKDQAYLGIAFDEGYVFPMKGLPLSYLDRTVAKDLDGMPVELDGERRELRVRPFPQGRNGIPNPAYDGGKGYRPRGAVSTYQVEVGGRCQGNNNCVPICPVQAKYHAGKTLAVALQSGRVDLVAQAVAYKVHVDERTRRVTEIEYRRYDRPDSPGFTTVRARGRLFILAANAVENPRLMLASGLRSSSGLMGRNFMDHAYLLAWALLPEVAGTFRGTNCTGGITDLRGGRFRRRQAAFSVDIHNDGWGWARGAPMTDLIDLVDAGGRYGESLRQGLVDRVSRQLQLAFMVEVPANPSNRITVDPSYTDHLGNMRPVLTYDIPDYTMRGVAYARQLSRRIFARLGAEDHTQYDPNFWGYAVHAGEGYEIRGGNHLAGTHTMGRTPSTSVVNPDQRCWDHENLYLVGGGSMPTVGTSNVTLTIAALCLRSVRAMLAQLDAETAPITVTSTGNGHNRPQEVAR
- a CDS encoding ferritin-like domain-containing protein translates to MTASSINDRDDLISYLHVAMALEHATIPPYLTAYYSIQPTTNSDAAHIIRVVAVEEMLHLTLVANVLNAIGGRPDLTRPGFVPSYPAYLPDGETDFTVELRPLSPEAVETFCKIERPRQAPNADARLLRTPDDGNPVLAFSPTAEGMRYYSIGEFYAEIIEGLERVAADDPKLFSGDPALQVGPEYFYSGGGAVIVVSDLDSACRALRFIAAQGEGLDSGVHDADGELAHYYRFRQLQLGRYYQVGDAPDAPSGPPLSVAWDDVYKVKVSARLADYPAGSELARAALDFNVAYRAFLVLLTKAFNGRPGLLQDAVCDMFRLRDGFNLLVRNPLPGSDGLHAAPTFEIPAAFGADPEAAPAAGESAQGVTR
- the iolE gene encoding myo-inosose-2 dehydratase, producing the protein MTDLAHRLGPDKVKLGVCCTLWWNDDFPAIDAGISFGQAVSEMALAGFQGCSIGHKYPSDAAVLKAALDLRGLRVSEPWTSTYFTIDKMRHKTIAAFEKTLAHVKALGGTELVVAEFGASSHLLPVDVFANRPVFTDAQWDALTWGLDELGKIAGSVGMKLSYHHHMGTGVMTRADVDRLMASTDPDLVHLLLDTAHIAFAGDDPLELARAHADRIGHVHMKSIRPEVVSRVREEGLSFQEGVELGVFTVPGDGAIDFRPILEVLADAGYQGWLVVEAEQDPNKANPLEYAKKARAYLADVLGW